Proteins found in one Orcinus orca chromosome 11, mOrcOrc1.1, whole genome shotgun sequence genomic segment:
- the C11H22orf23 gene encoding UPF0193 protein EVG1 — MASQERVETVTKGTGFWCCPKPVTYTPETCELLRVMMKESKLTNFQRRHIMDTMKRGDTLPLQCSPTSSQRVLPSKQPAPAIYLPPILAVRSHLRPASMCQANGAYSREQFKPQATRDLEKEKRRLQNIFATGKEPAERKRKPPPVRQENPVPELDRFEELVKEIQERKEFLADMEALGQGRQYQAIILTEISQKLQEMEDLDHKRSEELRKALATT; from the exons ATGGCTTCCCAGGAGAGGGTGGAGACAGTGACCAAAGGAACAGGGTTCTGGTGCTGCCCCAAGCCGGTCACTTACACCCCAGAGACCTGCGAGCTGCTCAGAG TGATGATGAAGGAATCCAAACTGACAAACTTCCAACGGCGCCACATCATGGACACCATGAAAC GAGGAGACACTCTCCCCCTACAGTGCAGTCCAACTTCCAGCCAGAGGGTGTTGCCTTCCAAGCAGCCGGCCCCAGCCATCTACTTGCCTCCCATCCTGGCCGTCCGGTCCCACCTCCGGCCTGCCAGCATGTGCCAAGCCAACGGGGCCTACAGCCGGGAGCAGTTCAAGCCCCAAGCCACCC GAGATCTGGAGAAGGAGAAGCGAAGACTCCAAAATATTTTTGCCACCGGGAAGGAGCCAGCGGAACGGAAAAGAAAGCCCCCTCCTGTGCGACAGGAGAACCCAGTCCCTGAGCTGGACCGGTTTGAAGAAT TGGTAAAGGAAATCCAGGAGAGGAAAGAATTCCTGGCTGACATGGAGGCCCTAGGGCAGGGCAGACAGTACCAAGCGATCATCCTTACTGAAATCTCGCAG AAACTACAGGAAATGGAAGACCTTGACCACAAGAGGAGTGAGGAACTTAGGAAGGCTCTCGCCACCACTTAA